One window of the Halobacillus litoralis genome contains the following:
- a CDS encoding chemotaxis protein CheX, producing MSLCESITAVLNGSVDSVHSIMPFELTIEKPSILHEPQNNSELAVLIGMTGDVTGKLMIEGSNSSFGYVGEKMYGMPLEGEMLFSFTGELANMIAGHLATSVSEQSLSLDITPPTVIEGNAEIHGFKRGFQVPVNLQENHTLHLVLMIEEKQMKA from the coding sequence GTGTCATTATGTGAATCAATAACAGCTGTATTGAATGGAAGTGTAGATTCTGTACATAGCATCATGCCCTTTGAATTAACAATAGAAAAACCTTCTATTCTTCACGAACCTCAAAATAATAGCGAACTCGCTGTTTTAATAGGGATGACAGGTGATGTGACAGGCAAACTGATGATTGAAGGATCAAACTCAAGCTTCGGTTATGTTGGTGAGAAAATGTATGGCATGCCACTTGAAGGCGAAATGCTTTTTTCATTTACGGGAGAGCTCGCTAACATGATCGCCGGCCACTTAGCCACGAGTGTATCTGAACAAAGTCTTTCACTTGATATTACTCCCCCGACGGTCATTGAAGGGAATGCTGAAATTCACGGGTTCAAACGAGGTTTTCAAGTTCCTGTGAATCTCCAGGAAAATCATACTCTTCATCTCGTACTCATGATTGAAGAAAAACAAATGAAAGCTTAA
- a CDS encoding type III polyketide synthase, with translation MKRNEKKRLLPIFEHAEIDKRQFAAPLKWFHKPHGLKERNDLYHEKALQYSIGAIRSCLSNEELLEQHISPASIDHILFVSSTGISTPTLDAYIMNELGFRESTTRTPLFGLGCAGGTSGVARAYEWLLGNPEKNVLVVCVELCSLTFQPDDSSVSNFVGTALFGDGASAVLITGDNSQLLKQRTGAVPAILNSNSRTKRHSVDVMGWKVVDSGFEVIFNKSIPRLVKEFWSLHAEEVVHQNGWTIDEFPLLIAHPGGRKVLEGYEEVFKLKEGVLEIPKQILANHGNMSSPTVHFVLHEAMNKHLEKGTRTIMTSLGPGFSSEIVSLEWM, from the coding sequence TTGAAACGAAATGAAAAAAAACGGCTGCTACCGATTTTTGAACATGCTGAAATCGATAAGAGACAGTTTGCTGCTCCTCTAAAGTGGTTTCATAAACCACACGGATTAAAGGAGAGAAATGATCTGTACCATGAAAAAGCATTACAATATAGTATTGGTGCGATCCGTTCCTGTCTATCTAATGAGGAGTTGTTGGAGCAGCACATTTCTCCTGCATCGATTGATCATATACTCTTCGTTTCATCCACCGGCATCTCCACACCTACTTTAGATGCATACATCATGAATGAACTGGGTTTTCGTGAATCTACCACCCGTACACCACTTTTCGGACTCGGGTGTGCTGGGGGGACGAGTGGTGTGGCACGCGCTTATGAGTGGCTGTTGGGAAACCCAGAAAAAAACGTCTTGGTAGTTTGTGTTGAATTATGCAGCCTCACCTTCCAACCGGATGACTCCAGTGTAAGTAATTTTGTGGGAACAGCTTTGTTCGGTGATGGCGCTTCAGCTGTTCTTATTACAGGAGATAATTCGCAATTATTAAAACAGCGTACGGGTGCCGTGCCTGCCATTCTGAACTCGAATTCACGAACAAAGCGTCATAGCGTTGATGTAATGGGATGGAAGGTAGTGGACTCGGGATTTGAAGTAATCTTTAATAAAAGCATTCCAAGACTTGTCAAAGAGTTCTGGAGTCTCCATGCAGAAGAAGTGGTTCATCAAAACGGATGGACGATAGACGAATTTCCTCTGCTCATCGCGCACCCTGGAGGTAGGAAAGTATTAGAGGGATATGAAGAAGTTTTCAAACTAAAAGAAGGGGTGTTAGAGATTCCTAAGCAGATATTGGCGAATCATGGAAATATGTCTTCACCTACCGTCCATTTTGTATTACATGAGGCTATGAATAAACATTTGGAAAAAGGAACAAGAACAATTATGACTTCTCTTGGTCCTGGGTTCAGTTCAGAAATTGTAAGCTTGGAGTGGATGTGA
- a CDS encoding isoprenylcysteine carboxyl methyltransferase family protein, with the protein MDILLWMIFAFLIFQRLGELALADRNRKWMLERGAIESGQGHYFLFVLLHTLFFLCLMGEFLWTTYVFTAFFYLAFSAFIILQALRVWCIQSLGKRWNTRILVLPDEAPIRKGIYRYIKHPNYVIVFFELLIIPLLFHAYMTAVVFPFFHLLILAVRIPAEEQALEKRV; encoded by the coding sequence TTGGATATCTTGTTATGGATGATTTTCGCCTTTCTCATTTTCCAAAGGTTAGGGGAGCTGGCATTAGCCGATCGGAACAGGAAATGGATGCTTGAACGAGGGGCTATCGAATCAGGGCAGGGCCACTATTTTCTTTTCGTTCTTCTCCATACACTTTTTTTCCTATGTCTCATGGGTGAATTTTTATGGACAACATATGTCTTTACGGCTTTTTTTTACTTAGCGTTTAGTGCATTTATTATCCTGCAAGCACTTAGGGTCTGGTGTATTCAGTCTTTAGGAAAAAGGTGGAATACAAGAATTTTAGTATTGCCAGATGAAGCCCCGATAAGGAAAGGCATATACCGCTATATAAAACACCCCAATTATGTGATTGTGTTTTTTGAACTGCTTATCATCCCTCTCTTGTTCCATGCTTATATGACTGCGGTGGTTTTTCCATTTTTTCATTTACTCATTCTGGCTGTAAGAATCCCAGCCGAAGAGCAGGCGCTCGAAAAGAGAGTATGA
- a CDS encoding DUF6123 family protein yields MDKKHALAYFLEDLWTKGFKLSDEDVRFIYFGKNSTNATEWKTIIAVRTTLKVQQKFDPSFFISVLEHIAKPHINSKRQAYQSIEKRLYSASSG; encoded by the coding sequence ATGGATAAGAAGCATGCATTAGCCTATTTTCTTGAAGATTTGTGGACGAAAGGGTTTAAGTTAAGTGATGAAGATGTCCGGTTCATCTATTTTGGTAAAAATTCAACGAATGCTACAGAATGGAAAACGATCATCGCTGTCCGTACAACGTTGAAAGTCCAACAAAAATTCGACCCCAGCTTTTTCATCAGTGTCTTGGAACATATCGCAAAGCCACATATCAACAGTAAACGCCAAGCTTATCAATCCATAGAAAAGCGTTTATACTCCGCATCAAGTGGATAA
- a CDS encoding ribonuclease HI family protein: protein MIEVYTDAACSGEPGLSAAGIVIKHQQTIHEYQYFLGTWTNHEAEFLAIIRALEICQEQFPGEILSIRSDSKVAVDTMENNFTKNVKFSPLFERIQLLQQAFPYVFYKWIPDKQNKNADRLARKCLQKTQNPDQR, encoded by the coding sequence GTGATTGAAGTCTATACAGATGCAGCGTGCAGCGGAGAACCGGGATTAAGTGCAGCCGGAATCGTCATCAAGCACCAGCAAACCATCCATGAATATCAATACTTCTTAGGAACCTGGACAAATCACGAGGCAGAATTTTTGGCGATTATCCGGGCGTTGGAAATCTGTCAAGAACAGTTCCCCGGTGAAATCCTCTCCATCCGTTCCGATTCTAAAGTAGCGGTGGATACAATGGAAAATAACTTTACGAAGAATGTGAAATTCTCTCCTTTATTTGAACGTATTCAATTATTACAACAAGCTTTTCCGTATGTATTCTATAAATGGATTCCTGATAAGCAAAATAAAAATGCTGACCGCCTTGCAAGGAAGTGTCTGCAAAAAACACAAAACCCAGACCAAAGATGA
- a CDS encoding queuosine precursor transporter, producing the protein MANEWLWILFAIINFGLLLGVYKIFGKQGLFVWIGMSTVIANIQVVKTVEIFGLNATLGNIVYGTAFLATDILNEKYGKKDARKAVWMGFTTLIILTVIMQMALQFTPGESDIAQPALETLFGIVPRIALGSMIAYIISQYFDVWLYSRLKQLFPGDGSLWIRNNGSTMISQLLDTSIFCLIAFYGLYPMNVWIEIFVTTYIIKFIVAALDTPFFYAAKKIQHSE; encoded by the coding sequence ATGGCCAATGAATGGTTATGGATATTATTCGCTATTATCAATTTCGGATTATTATTAGGTGTTTACAAAATATTCGGTAAACAGGGTCTGTTCGTCTGGATTGGGATGTCTACGGTTATTGCGAACATTCAAGTCGTAAAAACTGTGGAAATATTCGGTCTGAATGCTACACTTGGCAATATTGTTTATGGTACAGCATTTTTAGCTACAGATATATTGAATGAGAAATATGGCAAGAAGGATGCTCGAAAAGCTGTTTGGATGGGTTTTACCACATTGATTATCCTGACTGTCATCATGCAAATGGCATTGCAGTTTACGCCTGGAGAGAGCGATATCGCCCAGCCTGCCTTAGAAACTTTATTCGGAATTGTACCCCGTATTGCGCTTGGAAGTATGATCGCTTACATCATCAGTCAATATTTTGATGTATGGCTTTATTCCCGATTGAAGCAACTCTTCCCGGGTGATGGTTCCTTATGGATCAGAAATAATGGAAGTACAATGATAAGTCAACTGCTGGATACAAGTATTTTTTGTTTAATTGCTTTTTACGGCCTTTACCCAATGAACGTGTGGATTGAAATTTTTGTTACCACTTATATCATTAAGTTTATCGTTGCTGCATTGGACACACCGTTCTTTTATGCAGCCAAAAAAATACAGCATTCAGAATAA
- a CDS encoding cold-shock protein has protein sequence MQNGTVKWFNAEKGYGFIQVEGGNDVFVHFSAIEEEGFKSLEEGQTVTFEIIEGDRGPQAANVVKE, from the coding sequence ATGCAAAATGGTACAGTAAAATGGTTTAACGCAGAAAAAGGATACGGTTTCATCCAGGTCGAAGGTGGAAACGACGTATTCGTTCACTTCTCTGCCATCGAAGAAGAAGGTTTTAAATCACTGGAAGAAGGTCAAACCGTAACTTTCGAAATTATAGAAGGCGACCGCGGCCCTCAAGCTGCCAACGTTGTGAAAGAATAA
- a CDS encoding formate--tetrahydrofolate ligase, producing MKSDIEIASQAQMKPIRYIAEKLSLTEDDWEPYGHYKAKLSVDLLEKLSDRPSGKVILTTSINPTPAGEGKSTVTVGLGQALNHLNKKAIIALREPSLGPTMGIKGGAAGGGYAQVIPMDEINLHFTGDIHAITSANNALAAFIDNHIQHGNEMHIDPRRIGWKRVMDINDRALREVVVGLGGPGKGIPRQDGFNITVASELMAILCLAANLQDMKRRIGKIVIGYTYEKQPVNVEQLGFEGALTLLLKDAIKPNLVQTLENTPALIHGGPFANIAHGCNSVMATKLASKLGDYVVTEAGFGADLGAEKFLNIKTRAAGLEPDAVVIVATIRALKMHGGLKKDQLNSQDLEALNKGMENLKKHIETIEQFQLPFIVAVNKFPADTQEEIDFLTKWCEKHSVEVSVVDVFAEGGQGGLDLAGKVVRLCEAKTTSLHYSYELDDPIELKINKIAKKIYGAGGVEFSSKASKQMVQMEQLGYGNLPVCMAKTQYSLSDRPEKLGRPKDFTITVKEFHPSVGAGFIVALTGDVMTMPGLPKYPAALNMDITEEGVIKGLF from the coding sequence ATGAAATCCGATATTGAAATTGCAAGCCAGGCTCAAATGAAACCTATCCGATACATAGCAGAAAAACTCTCATTGACCGAAGATGACTGGGAACCATACGGCCATTATAAAGCAAAGCTTTCTGTTGACTTATTGGAAAAACTCTCCGATAGACCTTCGGGGAAAGTAATTTTGACGACCTCCATCAACCCGACACCTGCAGGGGAAGGGAAATCAACGGTGACAGTCGGTTTAGGGCAAGCATTGAACCACTTGAATAAAAAAGCGATTATAGCATTAAGGGAGCCCTCCCTCGGGCCAACGATGGGGATCAAAGGTGGAGCTGCTGGAGGAGGGTATGCGCAGGTCATACCTATGGATGAAATCAATCTTCATTTCACTGGAGACATCCATGCAATCACATCTGCAAACAATGCTCTTGCGGCTTTTATTGATAATCATATCCAACATGGCAATGAAATGCACATTGATCCCCGTCGAATAGGGTGGAAACGCGTCATGGACATAAACGATCGTGCATTGAGAGAAGTCGTCGTCGGTCTAGGCGGTCCAGGCAAAGGAATTCCGAGGCAGGATGGCTTCAATATTACGGTCGCCTCGGAACTGATGGCTATCCTTTGCCTTGCTGCAAATTTACAAGACATGAAAAGGCGTATCGGTAAAATCGTCATTGGTTATACATATGAAAAACAACCAGTTAATGTTGAGCAGTTAGGTTTTGAAGGAGCCTTGACTCTTTTGTTAAAAGACGCCATCAAGCCGAATTTAGTTCAAACCTTAGAGAACACCCCGGCGCTTATCCATGGAGGTCCTTTTGCTAATATCGCTCATGGCTGTAATAGTGTTATGGCTACTAAACTTGCTTCGAAATTAGGAGATTACGTTGTTACTGAAGCAGGGTTCGGTGCAGATTTAGGTGCAGAAAAATTTTTAAATATCAAAACAAGAGCAGCAGGCCTGGAACCGGATGCCGTGGTGATCGTTGCTACCATCCGCGCATTGAAAATGCATGGAGGATTAAAGAAAGACCAACTTAACTCACAAGACCTTGAGGCACTGAATAAAGGAATGGAAAACTTAAAGAAACATATCGAAACAATAGAGCAATTCCAGCTGCCATTTATTGTAGCAGTCAATAAGTTCCCTGCAGATACCCAGGAAGAAATAGACTTCCTGACAAAGTGGTGTGAAAAACATAGCGTGGAGGTATCGGTAGTCGATGTTTTTGCTGAAGGAGGCCAGGGGGGACTTGATTTAGCGGGGAAAGTCGTTCGTCTCTGTGAAGCAAAAACTACATCCCTTCACTATTCTTATGAATTGGATGATCCAATCGAATTGAAAATCAACAAAATCGCAAAGAAAATATACGGTGCTGGGGGTGTCGAATTCTCCAGTAAAGCAAGTAAGCAAATGGTTCAAATGGAACAATTGGGTTATGGAAACTTGCCTGTTTGTATGGCGAAAACACAATACTCACTTTCTGATAGACCTGAAAAACTGGGGCGCCCAAAAGACTTCACGATTACAGTCAAGGAGTTCCACCCTTCAGTAGGAGCAGGATTTATCGTCGCTCTCACAGGTGATGTGATGACAATGCCCGGTTTACCAAAGTACCCAGCAGCTCTCAACATGGATATCACAGAAGAAGGGGTCATCAAAGGGCTTTTCTAA
- a CDS encoding DUF72 domain-containing protein yields the protein MTVQIGLTGWGDHPSLYADKVKQQNKLSEYASHFPVVEVDTAFYAIQPVTHYQNWLKQTPASFSFVIKAFQQLTGHDRESRSVQEARDLIKRYEESIQPVWEAGQVNALLFQFPPWFDVKKENIRKLRYIREWMEDYPIALEFRNRTWFQPSYREQTITFMKDQKWIHSICDEPQAGEGSVPRVLIPTHPEKTLVRFHGRNIHGWNKNGRKDWREVRFLYRYNEEELTEWAGKIKELKKDTPEITMLFNNNSGGDAADNAKQMQEILNVHYEDLNPRQMDLFNFQEGT from the coding sequence GTGACTGTTCAGATTGGTTTGACTGGATGGGGGGACCATCCTTCCCTATATGCGGATAAAGTAAAACAGCAGAATAAGCTTTCAGAATATGCTTCACACTTTCCTGTTGTAGAAGTGGATACTGCTTTTTATGCAATTCAGCCTGTGACTCACTATCAGAATTGGTTGAAGCAGACACCCGCGTCTTTCTCCTTTGTCATCAAAGCGTTTCAGCAGCTGACTGGCCATGACCGCGAATCACGATCCGTCCAGGAAGCCCGTGATTTAATAAAACGATACGAAGAATCGATTCAACCCGTCTGGGAAGCTGGGCAAGTGAATGCACTGCTTTTCCAGTTTCCTCCATGGTTTGATGTTAAAAAGGAAAACATCCGGAAACTCCGCTATATTCGTGAATGGATGGAAGATTACCCGATCGCTTTAGAGTTCCGGAATCGAACATGGTTTCAGCCTTCCTATAGGGAACAGACAATAACATTCATGAAAGATCAAAAATGGATTCATAGTATTTGCGATGAACCTCAGGCTGGTGAGGGATCCGTCCCTCGAGTACTTATCCCTACTCATCCTGAGAAAACCTTAGTGCGTTTTCATGGCAGGAATATTCACGGATGGAATAAGAATGGACGAAAAGACTGGCGTGAGGTGAGGTTTTTGTATCGTTATAATGAAGAAGAGCTTACAGAATGGGCTGGTAAAATCAAAGAATTGAAAAAAGATACGCCGGAAATCACCATGCTTTTCAATAATAATTCCGGAGGTGACGCAGCGGATAATGCCAAACAAATGCAAGAAATACTGAATGTTCATTATGAAGATTTAAACCCCAGACAAATGGATTTGTTTAATTTTCAGGAGGGAACATGA
- a CDS encoding HD domain-containing protein has product MNKNIIRDEIRKFVKAKFGKDSTGHDFEHMARVARWADKIAEDEGADRFLCEVAGWLHDVGDPKLFVNPETALAERTQLLQGLLFTDENIDHINGAIETVSFSKGKKPMTLMGEIVQDADRLDAIGAVGIARTFAYGGARNQPVYNPDDKKGHSIGHFEEKLLKLCELMNTDSGKLEAEHRHAFMVEFLKEFNREQNKKYSIEENGYD; this is encoded by the coding sequence ATGAACAAAAATATTATAAGAGATGAAATCCGCAAATTCGTAAAAGCTAAGTTCGGGAAAGATTCCACAGGGCATGACTTTGAACATATGGCACGTGTAGCCCGCTGGGCAGATAAAATAGCTGAAGATGAAGGGGCTGATCGTTTCTTGTGTGAAGTCGCCGGCTGGCTTCATGACGTCGGTGATCCAAAGCTGTTTGTAAACCCTGAAACGGCCCTGGCAGAAAGAACCCAACTATTACAAGGGCTGCTTTTCACTGATGAAAACATCGACCACATTAACGGGGCTATTGAGACGGTGTCATTTAGTAAAGGTAAAAAGCCGATGACGCTGATGGGGGAAATCGTCCAGGATGCAGATCGTTTGGATGCGATCGGGGCTGTCGGAATCGCCAGAACGTTTGCCTATGGTGGCGCCCGAAATCAGCCTGTTTATAATCCAGATGATAAAAAAGGACATTCGATTGGCCACTTCGAAGAAAAACTACTAAAGCTTTGTGAGTTGATGAATACAGATAGTGGAAAACTGGAGGCAGAGCATCGACATGCTTTCATGGTTGAATTTTTAAAGGAGTTTAATCGCGAACAGAATAAAAAATACAGCATAGAGGAGAATGGCTATGACTAA
- a CDS encoding thymidylate synthase has protein sequence MTKNEQAYLDLCKHVMQTGAEKHDRTGTGTYSVFGHQMRFNLEEGFPLMTTKRVPFKLIASELLWFLKGDTNIRYLLQHNNNIWNEWAFQRWVESEEYVGPDMTDFGRRSQQDQEFKAVYDEQMMIFKQKILEDDRFADEFGDLGAVYGKQWRHWQTSRGDTIDQLKNVIESIKHNPDSRRHIVTAWNPEDVPSNMALPPCHALFQFYVADGKLSCQLYQRSGDIFLGVPFNIASYALLTHLIAHECGLGVGEFIHTLGDAHIYSNHTKQIKEQLSREPGSLPELLLNQEKKSVFDFDLEDIKVEGYDPHPSIKAPVAV, from the coding sequence ATGACTAAAAATGAACAAGCCTATTTGGACTTGTGCAAGCATGTCATGCAAACAGGGGCTGAAAAACATGACCGGACCGGGACAGGGACCTATTCAGTATTCGGTCACCAAATGCGATTCAATTTAGAAGAGGGGTTTCCTTTGATGACAACAAAGCGCGTGCCCTTCAAACTGATCGCAAGCGAGCTGCTTTGGTTTCTCAAAGGAGATACGAATATCCGCTATCTCCTTCAGCACAACAACAACATTTGGAACGAATGGGCATTCCAGAGATGGGTGGAAAGTGAGGAATACGTGGGGCCGGATATGACAGATTTTGGCCGGCGCAGTCAGCAGGATCAGGAATTTAAAGCCGTTTATGATGAACAGATGATGATTTTCAAACAGAAGATTTTGGAGGATGACCGCTTTGCTGATGAATTTGGTGATTTGGGAGCGGTTTATGGAAAACAATGGCGCCATTGGCAGACAAGCCGGGGAGATACGATCGATCAATTGAAAAATGTGATTGAAAGTATTAAACATAATCCTGATTCAAGAAGGCATATCGTGACGGCTTGGAACCCTGAAGATGTACCATCAAATATGGCTCTGCCTCCGTGTCACGCTCTTTTTCAATTTTACGTGGCTGATGGGAAGCTCTCTTGTCAACTGTATCAGAGAAGTGGAGACATCTTCCTTGGAGTACCCTTTAATATAGCGAGTTATGCCTTACTTACCCACTTGATTGCCCATGAGTGTGGCCTTGGTGTGGGAGAATTCATTCATACACTTGGTGATGCTCACATTTACAGCAACCATACGAAGCAAATTAAAGAACAACTCTCACGTGAACCCGGTTCACTCCCGGAATTATTATTGAATCAAGAAAAAAAGAGTGTTTTTGATTTCGATTTAGAGGATATTAAAGTGGAAGGCTACGATCCTCATCCGAGCATCAAAGCGCCTGTTGCTGTATAA
- a CDS encoding dihydrofolate reductase: protein MISFIFAMDRNRLIGKDNDLPWHIPNDFKFFKDMTWGKTIIMGRKTFESFGKPLPEREHIVITHNDDYDREGCTVIHSIDEIVQLERDEPEREWFVIGGSVLFEKMLPYADRMYLTLIDDEFEGDTYFPGYNEAEWELISETKGKKDEKNPYDYYFRTYDRKTS from the coding sequence ATGATTTCTTTTATTTTTGCAATGGACCGAAACCGTTTGATCGGGAAGGATAACGATCTCCCATGGCATATCCCGAATGATTTTAAGTTCTTCAAGGATATGACTTGGGGCAAGACAATCATCATGGGAAGAAAAACATTTGAATCTTTCGGAAAGCCGCTGCCAGAGCGTGAACATATTGTCATTACTCATAATGATGATTATGACCGTGAAGGCTGCACAGTGATTCATTCTATTGATGAAATTGTGCAGTTGGAAAGGGACGAGCCGGAAAGAGAATGGTTCGTCATCGGAGGCAGCGTACTTTTTGAGAAAATGCTTCCTTATGCCGACCGGATGTATTTAACTTTGATCGATGATGAGTTTGAAGGGGATACGTACTTCCCGGGGTACAATGAAGCAGAGTGGGAACTCATCTCAGAAACAAAAGGGAAGAAAGACGAGAAGAACCCATACGATTACTATTTCAGAACCTATGACAGGAAGACTTCTTGA
- the mobA gene encoding molybdenum cofactor guanylyltransferase codes for MPAKICGVVLNGGGSTRMGRDKADLLLGEQRVLDRIASILSSLTPRIVINQNEQESRLSYPIVEDRFKDAGPLGGIHAVMKDREEEWFLVTASDTPFISAEVYHSLLSLERSDRDAIIPVFEGRIHPLSGLYNRRILPELTKYLERGDRKVAGFLDQINTYFLEEIQDIPECTLSSHFFNMNTPEEYKRAEELLENGGK; via the coding sequence ATGCCTGCCAAAATTTGCGGGGTTGTCCTAAACGGAGGCGGCTCGACACGGATGGGAAGAGATAAAGCGGATTTACTTTTAGGTGAACAACGAGTTCTTGATCGGATTGCATCAATACTTTCGAGCCTGACTCCTCGAATTGTCATCAATCAGAATGAGCAGGAGTCCCGTTTGTCATATCCTATTGTTGAAGATCGCTTCAAAGACGCAGGGCCTCTTGGGGGGATTCATGCTGTCATGAAGGACCGGGAGGAAGAGTGGTTCCTTGTGACTGCTTCAGATACCCCTTTTATCAGTGCTGAGGTTTATCATTCTCTTCTAAGTCTGGAAAGGTCAGATAGAGATGCAATTATTCCGGTTTTTGAAGGACGGATACATCCACTATCAGGACTCTATAACCGCCGTATTTTACCAGAATTGACGAAATACCTCGAACGCGGTGACCGTAAAGTTGCAGGGTTCCTGGACCAGATCAACACCTATTTTCTGGAGGAGATACAAGATATACCTGAATGTACCCTTTCCTCCCATTTCTTTAATATGAATACGCCCGAAGAATATAAGCGTGCTGAAGAATTATTGGAAAATGGGGGCAAATAG
- a CDS encoding twin-arginine translocase TatA/TatE family subunit: MLSSIGIPGLILILTIALVIFGPKKLPEIGKAAGDTLKEFKNSTRDLTDESKEEKTEK, from the coding sequence ATGCTGTCAAGTATCGGAATACCAGGACTGATTTTGATTTTGACCATTGCTCTAGTCATTTTCGGACCGAAAAAATTACCGGAAATCGGTAAAGCAGCGGGAGATACGTTGAAAGAGTTTAAAAACTCAACACGCGATCTTACAGATGAAAGCAAGGAAGAAAAGACGGAGAAATAA
- a CDS encoding twin-arginine translocase TatA/TatE family subunit, translated as MLSSIGVPGLILILIIALVVFGPSKLPEIGKAFGSSLKEFKKATGDIMSDDESNKTEKKNKE; from the coding sequence ATGTTATCAAGCATCGGTGTCCCAGGTCTTATTTTAATTCTGATCATCGCACTTGTCGTCTTCGGCCCTTCAAAACTGCCTGAAATCGGAAAAGCTTTCGGCAGCTCTTTGAAAGAATTCAAAAAAGCCACAGGAGACATAATGTCTGATGATGAAAGCAATAAGACTGAGAAGAAAAACAAAGAATAA
- the tatC gene encoding twin-arginine translocase subunit TatC, giving the protein MSEERITEDIEMNVTDHLSELRKRVIWTLAFFILFFIAGFLYVEQIQTFFIKDLPFELNMTSPGEIIWIIFTIASIVAIIGTLPILALQLWLFIKPALTPKERRVSLSYIPAIFLLFLGGLTFGYVIFVQLILPFLLSLNDGMFNEIYTVERYFRFLFRVTIPFAVLFEIPILTMFLTSLGIVNPVFLVKVRKYAYFVLIIIGTIISPPDFILQLVVAGPLIILYEISIVLSRIVYRKKIKNHREFMESD; this is encoded by the coding sequence ATGTCGGAAGAAAGAATAACAGAAGATATTGAGATGAACGTAACGGACCATTTAAGTGAATTAAGGAAAAGGGTCATTTGGACACTTGCATTCTTCATTCTATTTTTCATTGCAGGTTTCCTTTATGTCGAACAAATCCAAACCTTCTTCATTAAAGATCTTCCTTTTGAATTGAATATGACAAGTCCTGGGGAAATCATTTGGATCATCTTTACGATTGCAAGTATTGTGGCCATCATAGGTACATTACCAATTCTAGCCCTGCAGTTATGGTTATTTATCAAACCAGCTTTGACACCTAAGGAGAGGCGGGTTTCCCTATCCTATATTCCTGCCATTTTCCTGTTGTTTTTAGGTGGATTAACATTCGGATATGTCATATTCGTCCAGTTGATCCTGCCGTTTCTTTTGTCCTTGAACGATGGAATGTTCAATGAAATTTACACGGTCGAACGTTATTTCCGTTTCCTGTTCAGAGTGACGATTCCTTTTGCAGTACTTTTTGAGATTCCTATTTTAACGATGTTTTTGACCAGTCTTGGTATCGTTAATCCTGTCTTTTTAGTGAAAGTCAGAAAATATGCCTATTTCGTACTAATTATCATTGGTACCATCATCTCCCCGCCAGATTTCATTCTTCAGCTGGTGGTTGCTGGACCATTGATCATTTTATATGAAATCAGTATCGTTTTATCGAGGATCGTTTACCGGAAAAAAATTAAAAATCACCGTGAATTCATGGAATCAGATTAA
- a CDS encoding YozE family protein, translated as MRSFYHYMMRYRGNRTDDEEKQLAEWMFGDHSFPKQAKTYDEISRYLEWNAPFPSALSAFDRLYEMYKMEED; from the coding sequence ATGAGATCTTTTTATCATTATATGATGCGTTACCGTGGAAATCGCACAGATGATGAAGAAAAGCAATTAGCCGAGTGGATGTTCGGAGATCACAGCTTTCCGAAACAAGCCAAAACTTACGATGAGATCAGTCGCTATTTAGAGTGGAATGCTCCCTTTCCAAGTGCGCTTTCTGCTTTCGACCGGCTCTATGAAATGTATAAAATGGAAGAGGACTGA